One Desulfobulbaceae bacterium genomic region harbors:
- a CDS encoding peptidylprolyl isomerase, producing MKAELGDTVTVVYDGITENGEIFDSSESSGPLELVLGAGNVLPGFEENIIGLSTGESKEFKLSPREAHGLSNPELIHTFNKQGIKDHAKIKVGMVLGLNLDRDGQQQRVPATVIAVDETQITVDFNHPMAGLTLTYKVTVQSVAKQQAN from the coding sequence ATGAAAGCTGAACTTGGTGATACAGTCACCGTTGTCTACGACGGCATAACCGAAAATGGAGAGATTTTTGACTCATCAGAATCCTCTGGCCCCCTTGAACTTGTCCTTGGCGCCGGCAATGTCCTGCCAGGCTTTGAAGAAAATATCATTGGTCTGTCAACTGGGGAAAGTAAAGAGTTCAAACTATCGCCACGAGAAGCTCACGGACTGAGCAACCCGGAGCTTATCCACACCTTCAACAAGCAAGGCATCAAGGATCATGCCAAAATCAAGGTAGGAATGGTTCTGGGTTTAAATCTTGACCGTGATGGTCAGCAACAGCGGGTGCCGGCTACCGTTATCGCCGTTGACGAGACACAGATAACTGTCGACTTCAACCACCCAATGGCCGGACTTACCCTGACCTACAAGGTCACAGTTCAGTCAGTAGCCAAACAACAGGCCAATTAG
- the hisI gene encoding phosphoribosyl-AMP cyclohydrolase: MDTLNFEKCGGLLPAIVQDHQSNEVLMMAYINAEAWQKTVETGKAHFWSRSRNKLWLKGESSNHCQVVKEILVDCDEDTVIYRVEQLGGAACHKGYRSCFFRRVEDGVFQTTGERVFDPAEVYKK; this comes from the coding sequence ATGGATACATTAAATTTTGAAAAATGCGGGGGCTTGCTGCCTGCGATTGTGCAGGATCATCAATCGAATGAAGTTCTGATGATGGCCTATATCAATGCTGAGGCCTGGCAGAAAACAGTTGAGACGGGCAAGGCTCATTTCTGGAGTCGCTCGAGAAACAAACTGTGGCTAAAGGGCGAGTCTTCTAATCATTGTCAGGTTGTTAAGGAGATTCTGGTTGACTGTGACGAGGATACGGTTATCTATAGGGTCGAACAATTAGGTGGTGCTGCCTGTCATAAAGGGTATCGAAGCTGTTTTTTCAGGCGCGTTGAAGATGGAGTTTTTCAGACTACCGGGGAGAGGGTTTTCGACCCGGCGGAGGTTTATAAAAAATGA
- a CDS encoding ATP phosphoribosyltransferase, whose protein sequence is MNVLKIGIPKGSLEKATIELFEKSGWKIKLSSRNYFPEIDDPELSCSICRPQEMSRYVESGVLDAGITGMDWTLENESDVVVVADLVYSKASRKPTRWVVAVPGDSDMQTIEDLDGKKISTELVNFSKKYFSERNINVDIEFSWGATEAKVVSKLADAIVEVTETESTIRAHGLKIIHEMLQSNTQFIVNKKAWNDPWRREKIENIAMLLQGALRADNIVGLKMNVANEKLDNVIKLLPSMNAPTIAHLYKKEWCSVETVISEHEVRDIIPRLLKAGAEGIVEYSLNKVV, encoded by the coding sequence ATGAATGTGTTGAAAATAGGTATACCTAAAGGAAGCCTGGAAAAGGCAACTATTGAACTTTTCGAGAAATCCGGTTGGAAGATAAAGTTGTCTTCGCGAAATTATTTCCCCGAAATAGATGATCCTGAGCTGTCGTGTTCCATTTGTCGGCCACAGGAGATGTCGCGCTACGTGGAGAGCGGTGTCCTTGATGCTGGAATTACTGGAATGGACTGGACACTGGAAAATGAGTCAGATGTTGTGGTTGTCGCTGATCTGGTTTATTCGAAGGCGAGCCGTAAACCGACTCGTTGGGTTGTTGCTGTGCCGGGGGATTCGGATATGCAAACCATTGAGGACCTTGACGGTAAAAAAATATCGACAGAACTGGTGAATTTTTCAAAGAAATATTTTTCTGAAAGAAATATCAATGTTGACATTGAGTTCTCCTGGGGGGCTACAGAGGCCAAGGTTGTTTCAAAACTTGCAGATGCTATCGTTGAGGTAACCGAAACAGAGTCGACAATCAGGGCTCATGGGCTAAAAATTATTCATGAAATGCTGCAATCGAACACGCAGTTTATTGTTAACAAAAAGGCGTGGAATGATCCATGGCGGCGTGAGAAAATTGAAAATATTGCTATGCTTTTGCAAGGCGCTTTGCGGGCTGACAATATAGTTGGCCTGAAAATGAATGTTGCCAACGAAAAACTTGATAACGTTATCAAATTACTGCCCAGCATGAATGCCCCTACAATTGCCCATCTCTATAAGAAAGAGTGGTGCTCTGTCGAGACTGTTATTTCAGAACACGAGGTCAGAGATATTATCCCTAGGCTCTTAAAGGCCGGAGCTGAAGGCATTGTCGAATATTCCTTGAATAAGGTTGTGTAG
- a CDS encoding YihA family ribosome biogenesis GTP-binding protein has protein sequence MVDYSQVEFLISAHALKQLPEPSLPEIAFAGRSNVGKSSLINKLVNRKKLVKVSARPGKTQALNFFTVQDSLYLVDLPGYGFAKVPKDVKGLWHKLIASYLESRESLCCVVVILDIRHPLKTLDQELIAWLKGIGVGYLPVYTKIDKVPRGKRHQHAASLDAGLGISPEERVLFSAKTGEGKEDLISCLANFMS, from the coding sequence ATGGTAGATTATTCGCAGGTTGAGTTTTTAATTAGCGCCCATGCCCTGAAACAGCTGCCGGAACCCAGCCTGCCGGAGATTGCCTTTGCTGGGCGTTCCAATGTTGGTAAATCCAGTTTAATCAACAAACTGGTTAATCGCAAAAAACTTGTCAAGGTGAGTGCCCGGCCAGGGAAAACTCAGGCCCTGAACTTTTTTACGGTACAGGACAGTCTTTATCTTGTGGACCTTCCCGGGTACGGTTTCGCCAAGGTTCCCAAAGATGTAAAGGGTCTGTGGCATAAACTTATTGCCTCATATCTTGAAAGCAGAGAGTCCTTATGTTGTGTCGTGGTCATTCTGGATATTCGCCACCCCCTGAAGACCCTTGACCAAGAACTGATTGCCTGGTTGAAGGGAATCGGGGTCGGCTATCTGCCAGTATACACAAAAATTGATAAGGTGCCGAGGGGCAAGCGACATCAGCATGCCGCTTCCCTGGATGCAGGGCTTGGTATCAGTCCCGAGGAAAGGGTGTTGTTCAGCGCCAAAACAGGTGAGGGGAAGGAAGATTTGATTTCTTGCCTTGCAAATTTTATGAGTTAG
- the lepA gene encoding elongation factor 4: MNNIRNFSIIAHIDHGKSTLADRMIQECGMVSSREFKDQMLDTMDIERERGITIKSQTICLPYKAKDGKDYMLNLVDTPGHVDFSYEVSRALSSCEGALLLVDSSQGVEAQTLANLYLAMENNLEVIPVLNKIDLPASDPESVSFQIEEDLGLDAEKIIKCSAKTGQGVDQILEAIVNHLPPPVGDPTAPLQALIFDANYDAFRGTIISCRIVHGEVKTGDVVKFMYTGAEHKVEEVGFFHLKRTRQKKLSAGQIGYIIAGVKTVRDTRPGDTITSRDNPCDKPLPGFKEIQQVVFSSLYPISTDEYENLVTAMDKLQLNDAALSFQKDSSSALGFGFRCGFLGLLHLEVVQERLEREFDIPLILTVPTVSYHFHLNDNSMVEIDNPSYFPDPAHIARTEEPYIKASILIPERYMGVVMTLCMDRRGENTNYHYPTPGRIEFTCELPLAEVIYDFYDKLKSLTQGYGSFDYSLIDYRPSDLVKLDILVNGERVDALSQLTHRDRARERGLNACEKLKEEIPRQMFKIAIQAAIGGNVIARTTISALRKDVIAKCYGGDISRKRKLLEKQKAGKKRMKTVGNVDIPQTAFLAVLKSDQ; this comes from the coding sequence ATGAACAACATACGAAACTTCAGCATAATCGCCCATATCGACCACGGCAAATCCACTTTGGCTGACCGCATGATCCAGGAGTGCGGCATGGTATCCTCTCGAGAGTTCAAGGACCAGATGCTTGACACAATGGACATTGAGCGCGAGCGCGGCATAACCATTAAAAGCCAAACTATCTGTCTGCCGTATAAGGCCAAAGACGGTAAGGACTACATGCTGAATCTGGTTGACACACCTGGTCATGTTGATTTCAGTTATGAAGTTTCCCGGGCACTATCCTCCTGTGAGGGCGCCCTGCTCCTGGTTGACTCGTCCCAGGGAGTCGAAGCCCAGACCCTGGCCAACCTCTATCTGGCCATGGAAAACAACCTTGAAGTAATCCCCGTTCTTAACAAGATTGACCTCCCGGCTTCTGACCCTGAAAGTGTTTCCTTTCAGATCGAAGAGGATCTCGGCCTTGATGCTGAAAAGATCATCAAATGTTCTGCAAAAACAGGTCAAGGGGTTGACCAGATTCTTGAAGCCATCGTTAATCATTTACCGCCACCTGTGGGAGATCCAACTGCCCCACTGCAAGCGCTTATTTTCGACGCTAATTATGACGCATTCAGAGGGACAATTATCTCCTGCCGGATCGTACACGGAGAGGTAAAGACCGGAGATGTTGTCAAATTCATGTATACAGGCGCCGAACACAAAGTTGAAGAAGTCGGTTTTTTTCACTTAAAACGCACGCGCCAGAAAAAACTTTCCGCTGGACAGATTGGCTATATTATTGCCGGCGTCAAAACAGTCCGCGATACACGTCCTGGAGACACTATCACCAGCAGAGATAATCCCTGCGACAAGCCGCTACCAGGATTCAAGGAGATCCAGCAGGTGGTTTTCTCCTCCCTCTATCCAATCTCAACCGATGAGTACGAAAATCTAGTTACCGCAATGGATAAGCTTCAACTCAATGATGCCGCCTTGTCCTTCCAAAAGGACTCTTCCTCGGCCCTGGGTTTTGGCTTTCGCTGTGGCTTTCTTGGTCTACTGCACTTAGAGGTCGTCCAAGAACGCCTTGAGCGCGAATTTGACATTCCCTTAATTCTGACCGTGCCTACCGTTAGTTACCATTTTCATCTTAACGATAACAGCATGGTAGAAATCGACAATCCATCTTACTTTCCCGACCCTGCGCATATAGCAAGGACAGAAGAGCCGTACATCAAGGCCAGTATCTTGATTCCGGAACGATACATGGGGGTTGTCATGACCTTGTGCATGGATCGACGAGGAGAAAACACTAATTATCACTATCCCACCCCAGGTCGAATTGAATTCACCTGTGAACTACCCTTGGCCGAGGTAATCTACGATTTCTACGACAAGCTTAAATCCCTGACTCAGGGCTATGGCTCCTTTGACTACTCATTGATCGACTATCGCCCAAGCGATCTGGTCAAACTCGATATCTTAGTCAATGGTGAACGAGTTGATGCTTTATCTCAGTTAACACACCGGGATCGAGCCCGTGAACGAGGCCTGAATGCCTGCGAAAAGCTTAAAGAAGAGATCCCCAGACAGATGTTTAAAATTGCCATCCAGGCCGCAATTGGTGGAAACGTCATTGCACGTACAACAATTTCAGCCCTGCGCAAAGATGTTATAGCAAAATGTTACGGCGGTGATATCAGCCGCAAAAGAAAACTACTGGAAAAACAAAAGGCGGGTAAGAAACGAATGAAAACCGTGGGCAATGTGGATATACCACAAACCGCCTTTCTGGCCGTCCTCAAATCTGATCAGTAA
- a CDS encoding RNA polymerase factor sigma-32: MEDKENASEKYIASENLHPLVTLSEDPNLPAIAQPGLHRYLQEISQYELLSREETDELAKRFHEEGDQEAAYALVTANLRLVVKVAMDFQKYWMTNFLDLIQEGNVGLVQAVKKFDPYRGVKFSYYAAYWIRAYILKFIMDNWRLVKIGTTQAQRKLFFSLNKEKKLLESQGFKAEPKLLAERLNVKEQEVIEMTQRMDGSDLSLESPLRDDSEDQQKDFIQDMSPTVEDNVANEEIKERIAMVLGQLKGRLNTKELTILAERLLTDEQMTLQTIADQFGISRERVRQIEANLLKKMRKYFEEEVPDIRSFLDEAVEHWRH; encoded by the coding sequence ATGGAAGATAAAGAAAACGCATCCGAAAAATACATTGCAAGTGAAAATCTTCACCCGTTAGTAACGTTGTCTGAAGATCCTAATCTTCCCGCAATTGCCCAACCGGGTCTCCACCGATATCTCCAGGAGATCAGTCAGTATGAATTGTTGAGTCGTGAAGAAACTGATGAGCTGGCCAAGCGTTTTCATGAAGAAGGCGATCAGGAGGCGGCTTATGCACTGGTTACTGCAAACTTGCGCCTTGTGGTAAAGGTTGCCATGGATTTTCAGAAATACTGGATGACCAATTTTCTTGACCTGATTCAAGAGGGTAATGTCGGCCTAGTTCAGGCGGTGAAGAAATTTGATCCCTATCGCGGGGTTAAGTTCTCTTATTATGCTGCCTATTGGATCAGAGCGTATATTCTGAAATTTATAATGGACAACTGGCGCCTGGTTAAAATTGGTACGACCCAGGCACAGCGCAAGCTGTTTTTTAGTCTGAACAAGGAAAAAAAGCTACTGGAATCTCAAGGCTTTAAGGCCGAACCGAAGCTTCTGGCTGAGCGCTTGAATGTTAAAGAGCAAGAAGTTATTGAGATGACCCAAAGGATGGATGGCTCCGACCTTTCCCTTGAGAGTCCGCTGCGCGATGACTCAGAGGATCAGCAGAAAGATTTTATCCAGGATATGAGCCCAACCGTTGAAGACAATGTCGCCAACGAAGAGATTAAGGAGCGCATAGCAATGGTTCTCGGCCAGCTGAAAGGCCGGTTGAATACCAAGGAGCTGACAATTCTGGCCGAACGTCTGCTCACTGATGAGCAGATGACTTTACAGACGATTGCCGATCAGTTTGGCATCTCCCGTGAGCGTGTGCGGCAGATAGAGGCTAATTTGTTGAAGAAAATGCGTAAGTATTTTGAGGAAGAAGTCCCTGATATCAGAAGTTTTCTTGATGAGGCTGTTGAACACTGGCGACACTAG
- a CDS encoding DegT/DnrJ/EryC1/StrS family aminotransferase, whose product MRVPLLDLKEQLQPLRDEIVAGVTEIIDSTGYILGEKVSLFESEIARYCQTRHAIGVSSGTDALLATLMGLGIGPGDRVLTTPYTFIATVGCIIRLGAVPVFADIDPLSFNINPDEVERIVEESHGKNQIKLILPVHLYGQCAQMDRILAVAQKHDIPVVEDAAQAIGATFPMVVDGKTVWMRAGSMGTAGCFSFFPSKNLGGIGDGGMITLQDDILAEKIERIRVHGGKPKYHHEVVGGNFRLDPIQAVALSVKLPHLPRWHEGRRQNARLYRTLFSQAGLGIADTVVLPNEIYAQQAAGEQSPPDHHIYNQFVIRVRKRDQLLNFLLENQIGVEIYYPIPMHQQGCVKGLGLPFPEFPEAEKASVETLALPIYPELTAEMQQFVVDKIVEFYKKVV is encoded by the coding sequence ATGAGAGTTCCTTTACTGGATTTAAAAGAGCAGTTACAGCCCTTGCGAGATGAAATTGTCGCTGGTGTTACAGAAATTATTGATTCCACTGGCTATATTTTAGGGGAAAAGGTCTCACTTTTCGAGAGCGAGATAGCCCGTTATTGCCAGACTCGGCATGCTATTGGAGTCTCTAGCGGTACCGATGCCTTGCTGGCTACTTTAATGGGGCTTGGGATTGGCCCTGGTGACCGTGTATTGACGACACCATATACATTTATTGCCACTGTCGGGTGTATAATTCGACTGGGAGCAGTACCGGTTTTTGCCGATATTGATCCTTTGTCGTTTAATATCAACCCTGATGAGGTTGAACGAATTGTTGAGGAGTCCCATGGCAAGAACCAGATTAAGCTTATTTTGCCGGTACACCTTTATGGTCAATGCGCCCAAATGGACAGGATTTTAGCAGTTGCTCAAAAGCATGATATCCCTGTTGTCGAGGATGCTGCCCAGGCGATTGGCGCCACGTTTCCTATGGTGGTAGACGGGAAAACGGTCTGGATGCGTGCTGGAAGCATGGGCACAGCTGGTTGTTTCTCGTTTTTTCCCAGTAAGAATCTCGGCGGCATTGGTGACGGAGGGATGATTACCTTACAAGATGATATTCTTGCCGAAAAAATTGAGCGCATCAGAGTGCATGGCGGTAAACCCAAATATCATCATGAGGTTGTCGGGGGTAATTTTCGGCTCGACCCCATTCAGGCGGTGGCCCTGAGTGTGAAGCTGCCTCATCTGCCTCGCTGGCATGAAGGGCGCCGACAAAACGCGCGGCTTTATCGTACTCTTTTTTCCCAGGCGGGTCTGGGTATTGCCGACACTGTGGTTTTACCGAATGAAATATATGCGCAGCAGGCTGCAGGCGAACAGTCTCCACCTGATCACCACATTTATAATCAGTTTGTTATTCGAGTTAGAAAAAGAGATCAACTGCTGAATTTTCTTCTAGAAAATCAGATTGGTGTTGAGATCTATTATCCCATTCCGATGCATCAACAGGGCTGTGTGAAGGGTCTGGGGTTGCCATTTCCGGAGTTTCCTGAAGCGGAAAAAGCGTCGGTAGAAACCCTGGCTTTACCTATATACCCGGAGTTAACTGCTGAGATGCAACAGTTTGTTGTCGATAAAATCGTTGAATTTTACAAGAAAGTTGTGTGA